A region of Micromonospora chokoriensis DNA encodes the following proteins:
- a CDS encoding fumarylacetoacetate hydrolase family protein: MRIARFAHAKGMSFGAVEGEPEAGPQGLTIAEIEGHPFGNLTFSGARWALSDVRLLSPILPSKVVCVGRNYADHAAELGNDVPKEPLLFLKPSTSVIGPRDAIRLPIFSKQVEHEAELAVVIGAPGARRADRAAAERAIFGYTCANDVTARDLQRSDGQWTRAKGFDSFCPIGPWITTGLDVSDLEIRCEVGRNPEEMEVRQLGRTKDMVFDVPGLVSYISHVMTLLPGDVVLTGTPAGVSPLVEGDTVTVRIEGIGELTNAVVPVA, from the coding sequence GTGCGTATCGCTCGTTTCGCCCATGCCAAGGGAATGTCGTTCGGTGCCGTCGAAGGCGAACCGGAGGCCGGGCCGCAGGGCCTGACCATCGCCGAGATCGAGGGCCACCCGTTCGGCAACCTGACCTTCAGTGGGGCCCGTTGGGCCCTCTCCGACGTCCGGCTGCTCTCGCCGATCCTGCCCAGCAAGGTCGTGTGCGTCGGCCGCAACTACGCCGACCACGCCGCCGAGCTCGGCAACGACGTGCCCAAGGAGCCGCTGCTCTTCCTCAAGCCGTCCACCTCGGTGATCGGCCCCCGGGACGCCATCCGACTGCCGATCTTCTCCAAGCAGGTCGAGCACGAGGCGGAGCTCGCCGTCGTGATCGGGGCGCCGGGCGCGCGTCGCGCCGACCGGGCCGCCGCCGAACGTGCGATCTTCGGCTACACCTGCGCCAACGACGTCACCGCGCGGGACCTCCAGCGCTCGGACGGGCAGTGGACCCGGGCCAAGGGCTTCGACTCGTTCTGCCCGATCGGTCCGTGGATCACCACCGGTCTGGACGTCTCCGACCTGGAGATCCGCTGTGAGGTGGGTCGCAACCCGGAGGAGATGGAGGTACGCCAGCTCGGCCGGACGAAGGACATGGTCTTCGACGTGCCGGGCCTGGTGTCGTACATCTCGCACGTGATGACCCTGCTGCCCGGCGACGTCGTTCTCACCGGCACTCCGGCCGGGGTTAGCCCGCTCGTCGAGGGGGATACGGTAACCGTGCGGATCGAGGGCATCGGCGAGCTCACCAACGCGGTGGTTCCCGTCGCCTGA
- a CDS encoding tyrosine-protein phosphatase, producing the protein MGHGPTGRYRVSVDAIDNSRQISLPATFNFRDVGGYLGHGDRSVRRGRLYRSDSLHRLTEQDGDAFAAIGVRTVIDLRRPSEVERDGRVPAYQGLTYRHIHPEHDDWSGTPHEEGASLARYLADRYADLAQTGTAGLAEAVGLIADSANAPVVVHCVAGKDRTGIVCALTLAVLGVDDADITADYALSSEASARYSAWLATVTPDGADVPAPFLASPAEAMQIFLDELRAGHGSIEAYLRHAGVTDEQLAALREHLLDEA; encoded by the coding sequence GTGGGGCACGGCCCCACCGGCCGTTACCGTGTGAGCGTGGACGCCATCGACAACAGCCGCCAGATCTCCCTCCCGGCCACCTTCAACTTCCGCGACGTCGGTGGCTACCTCGGCCACGGCGACCGGTCCGTACGCCGGGGCCGCCTCTACCGCTCCGACTCGCTGCACCGCCTCACCGAGCAGGACGGGGACGCGTTCGCCGCGATCGGCGTCCGCACCGTGATCGACCTGCGCCGCCCCAGCGAGGTGGAGCGCGACGGCCGGGTGCCGGCCTACCAGGGGCTGACCTACCGGCACATCCACCCGGAACACGACGACTGGTCGGGTACGCCGCACGAGGAGGGTGCCAGCCTCGCCCGGTACCTCGCCGACCGTTACGCCGACCTGGCCCAGACCGGCACCGCCGGGCTGGCCGAGGCGGTCGGGCTGATCGCCGACTCCGCCAACGCCCCGGTGGTGGTGCACTGCGTCGCCGGCAAGGACCGCACCGGCATCGTCTGCGCGTTGACCCTCGCCGTGCTCGGCGTCGACGACGCGGACATCACCGCGGACTACGCGTTGAGCAGCGAGGCGTCCGCCCGGTACAGCGCCTGGCTGGCCACCGTCACCCCGGACGGGGCGGACGTGCCGGCGCCGTTCCTGGCCTCCCCCGCCGAGGCGATGCAGATCTTCCTCGACGAGCTGCGGGCCGGGCACGGGTCGATCGAGGCGTACCTGCGGCACGCCGGGGTGACCGACGAGCAGCTCGCCGCCCTCCGCGAGCACCTGCTCGACGAGGCGTAG
- a CDS encoding DUF58 domain-containing protein, with amino-acid sequence MRRAHVAPADPGLAELAPDQRLRRLELTVTRRLNGLLHGQYRGLLPGPGSEPAGSREYRPGEDEVRRMDWAVTARTAVPHVRQVDADRELTTWLLVDGSASMEFGTAELDKRELAVAAVAAVGFLTAGIGNRLGAQVLRADGVRRFPARSGRTHLLALLRTLLAAPRATAPADRAGRGPVAGLPDLADGLDALHRIANRRGLVVVVSDFLDGLPDDPDQQAPWERTLRRLAARHQVLAIEVTDPRELELPDVGLITLVDPETGRCREVSTSDRRLRERYAQAAAAQREQVQKALRRSGATHLPLRTDGDWSADIVRHVHAQRRLAAAPAGQRRGGAA; translated from the coding sequence ATGAGACGGGCGCACGTCGCGCCGGCTGATCCCGGCCTGGCCGAGCTGGCCCCCGACCAGCGGTTGCGGCGACTGGAACTGACCGTCACGCGCCGACTGAACGGTCTGCTGCACGGCCAGTACCGGGGCCTCCTGCCCGGCCCGGGCAGCGAACCCGCCGGCAGCCGCGAGTACCGGCCGGGCGAGGACGAGGTGCGCCGGATGGACTGGGCGGTGACCGCGCGGACCGCGGTGCCACACGTCCGGCAGGTCGACGCCGACCGGGAACTCACCACCTGGCTGCTCGTCGACGGCAGCGCCAGCATGGAGTTCGGCACCGCCGAGTTGGACAAGCGGGAGCTCGCGGTGGCCGCCGTCGCGGCGGTGGGCTTCCTGACCGCGGGCATCGGCAACCGGCTCGGAGCCCAGGTGCTGCGTGCCGACGGGGTGCGCCGCTTCCCGGCGCGCAGCGGACGTACCCATCTGCTTGCTCTGCTCCGCACGCTGCTCGCCGCCCCGCGTGCCACCGCACCCGCCGACCGGGCGGGGCGCGGGCCCGTTGCGGGCCTGCCGGACCTGGCCGACGGACTCGACGCGCTGCACCGGATCGCCAACCGGCGCGGCCTGGTCGTGGTGGTCTCCGACTTCCTCGACGGGCTGCCCGACGACCCCGACCAGCAGGCGCCCTGGGAGCGGACGTTGCGCCGGCTGGCCGCCCGGCACCAGGTGCTGGCGATCGAGGTGACCGACCCGCGTGAGCTGGAGCTACCGGACGTCGGCCTGATCACGCTCGTCGACCCGGAGACCGGCCGCTGCCGGGAGGTGTCCACGTCGGACCGTCGGCTGCGCGAGCGGTACGCCCAGGCCGCCGCCGCGCAACGCGAGCAGGTCCAGAAGGCGTTGCGGCGCAGTGGGGCGACGCACCTGCCGCTGCGCACCGACGGGGACTGGAGCGCGGACATCGTCCGGCACGTGCACGCCCAGCGTCGGCTCGCCGCCGCGCCGGCCGGCCAACGACGGGGAGGTGCCGCGTGA
- a CDS encoding 3-methyladenine DNA glycosylase encodes MTAALAPAVLDAADWQARRRAHEERMDVCLTPHLARRRRGERHPVADFLFTYYSHRPAQLRRWHPGAGVELRGADPAEFGRDYRATAAGVTLDTDAVRARRGESITWIRSLLAATSGRAPHLGCFGMHEWAMVYRQTQAELRHNAWPLRLSPERTAAVVEERGVRCSHFDAFRFFTVPARPLNLLTPTRETQHALEQPGCLHANMDLYKWAYKLSPLVGSELVADAFELATEIRTLDMRASPYDLAALGYPPVRVETPEGRAEYAAAQRSFAERAAVLRDRLLTAVPA; translated from the coding sequence GTGACCGCCGCCCTCGCCCCCGCCGTGCTCGACGCGGCGGACTGGCAGGCCCGTCGGCGGGCCCACGAGGAGCGGATGGACGTCTGTCTGACGCCGCACCTGGCCCGCCGCCGGCGCGGCGAACGGCATCCGGTGGCCGACTTCCTGTTCACCTACTACTCGCACCGCCCGGCCCAGCTCCGTCGCTGGCATCCGGGGGCCGGGGTCGAGCTGCGCGGTGCCGATCCGGCCGAGTTCGGCCGGGACTACCGCGCCACCGCCGCCGGGGTCACCCTCGACACCGATGCGGTACGCGCACGGCGCGGCGAGTCGATCACCTGGATCCGCTCCCTGTTGGCGGCCACCAGCGGGCGGGCGCCACACCTCGGCTGCTTCGGGATGCACGAGTGGGCGATGGTCTATCGGCAGACCCAGGCGGAGCTGCGGCACAACGCCTGGCCACTGCGACTGAGCCCGGAGCGGACCGCCGCCGTCGTCGAGGAACGGGGTGTGCGGTGCAGCCACTTCGACGCCTTCCGGTTCTTCACGGTGCCGGCCCGCCCGTTGAACCTGCTCACCCCGACCCGGGAGACGCAGCACGCCCTCGAACAGCCGGGCTGCCTTCACGCCAACATGGATCTGTACAAGTGGGCGTACAAGCTGTCCCCGCTGGTCGGCTCGGAGCTGGTGGCCGACGCGTTCGAGCTGGCCACGGAGATCCGCACACTGGACATGCGGGCCAGCCCGTACGACCTGGCGGCTCTCGGCTACCCGCCGGTGCGGGTGGAGACCCCGGAGGGTCGGGCGGAGTACGCGGCGGCACAACGCTCTTTCGCCGAGCGTGCCGCAGTGTTACGCGACCGGCTGCTGACAGCCGTCCCCGCCTGA
- a CDS encoding S1C family serine protease, with the protein MAVQTGLGEPRGPWFISPELGPDGRGWWEPPEREPGGPRSRWLLAALAVVAISTVSGAVAGGVVAGQYGDPGASAASAAPVPAELVTAAERTVPGVVSVLAGGTTAGSASAGSVNGSSATGSGFAVDDQQHLITNDHILAKGGGGPVTVELPDGRRFAAEVVGREPRSDLAVLKVPASAGLTPLPLAKPGATRVGEPVLAVGSPLGLAGTVTAGIVSALDRQVRLGNNRHTAVQTDASINPGNSGGPLVNARGEVVGVNTAIATIDGNGSIGIGFAIPIDQVQQTADTIIGKGG; encoded by the coding sequence ATGGCAGTGCAGACCGGACTGGGCGAACCGCGCGGTCCCTGGTTCATCTCGCCGGAACTCGGCCCGGACGGGCGCGGCTGGTGGGAGCCGCCCGAGCGTGAACCGGGCGGGCCGCGGTCCCGATGGCTGCTCGCCGCGCTGGCCGTGGTGGCGATCTCGACAGTGTCGGGCGCCGTCGCCGGTGGTGTGGTCGCCGGACAGTACGGAGATCCCGGCGCCTCCGCCGCGTCCGCCGCCCCGGTGCCGGCCGAACTGGTCACAGCTGCCGAACGGACCGTACCCGGGGTGGTGTCGGTGTTGGCCGGCGGTACGACGGCCGGTTCCGCGAGCGCCGGATCCGTCAACGGCAGTTCCGCCACCGGCTCCGGATTCGCCGTCGACGACCAGCAGCACCTGATCACCAACGACCACATCCTGGCCAAGGGTGGTGGCGGGCCGGTGACGGTGGAGCTGCCCGACGGTCGCCGCTTCGCCGCCGAGGTGGTCGGACGGGAGCCCCGCAGCGACCTGGCGGTGCTGAAGGTCCCGGCATCGGCCGGTCTGACCCCGTTGCCCCTGGCCAAACCGGGTGCGACCCGGGTCGGCGAGCCGGTGCTCGCGGTGGGGTCGCCGCTCGGTCTCGCCGGGACGGTCACCGCGGGCATCGTCAGCGCCCTGGACCGTCAGGTGCGACTGGGCAACAACCGGCACACCGCCGTGCAGACCGACGCGTCCATCAACCCCGGCAACTCCGGTGGGCCCCTCGTCAACGCTCGGGGTGAGGTGGTCGGGGTGAACACCGCCATCGCCACCATCGACGGCAACGGGTCGATCGGGATCGGGTTCGCCATTCCGATCGACCAGGTGCAGCAGACCGCCGACACGATCATCGGCAAGGGCGGCTGA
- the cimA gene encoding citramalate synthase, with the protein MTFQVYDTTLRDGAQREGLTYSVVDKLAVARLLDEFGVGFIEGGWPGAVPKDTEFFRRARTELDLRHAVLVAFGATRKAGVPVADDPQVQALLDAQTPAVALVAKADIRHVERALRTSGAENLAMIHDTVSHLVREGRRVFVDGEHFYDGYRHDPAYGAAVVQTALAAGAERMVLCDTNGGMLPSQVTAAIADLTDRLGIDAGLLGMHAQNDTSCAVANTIAAVEAGVRHVQGTANGYGERPGNADIFAVVANLQLKLGMPVLPEGCLAQMVRVSHAIAEIANIAPDTHQAYVGAAAFAHKAGLHASAIKVDPLLYNHVDPSVVGNDMRILITEMAGRASVELKSRELGLDLAGSPEALTRVTKRVKELEAGGWSFEAADASFELLVRSELPEGGPPRPFTLESYRVLVEHREDGAVVSEATVKIRVRGERVIATAEGNGPVNALDEALRVGLARHYPQLRDFELADYKVRILEGSHGTGAVTRVLLETANGAGRDWTTVGVHPNVVEASWHALVDALTYGLAPTPV; encoded by the coding sequence ATGACGTTCCAGGTCTACGACACGACGTTGCGCGACGGCGCCCAGCGCGAGGGGCTCACCTACTCGGTGGTCGACAAGCTGGCGGTGGCCCGGCTGCTCGACGAGTTCGGTGTCGGCTTCATCGAGGGCGGCTGGCCGGGCGCGGTCCCGAAGGACACCGAGTTCTTCCGGCGGGCGCGTACCGAGCTGGACCTGCGGCACGCCGTGCTCGTCGCGTTCGGCGCCACCCGCAAGGCAGGTGTCCCCGTCGCCGACGATCCCCAGGTGCAGGCCCTGCTCGACGCGCAGACCCCGGCGGTGGCGCTGGTCGCCAAGGCGGACATCCGGCACGTCGAGCGCGCGCTGCGCACCAGCGGCGCGGAGAACCTCGCGATGATCCATGACACCGTCAGCCACCTGGTCCGCGAGGGCCGGCGGGTCTTCGTCGACGGCGAACACTTCTACGACGGTTACCGGCACGACCCCGCGTACGGCGCGGCGGTGGTGCAGACCGCGCTCGCCGCCGGCGCCGAGCGGATGGTGCTCTGCGACACCAACGGCGGCATGCTGCCGTCCCAGGTGACCGCCGCGATCGCCGACCTGACCGACCGGCTGGGCATCGACGCCGGGCTGCTCGGCATGCACGCGCAGAACGACACCTCCTGCGCGGTGGCCAACACGATCGCCGCCGTGGAGGCGGGCGTCCGCCACGTCCAGGGCACCGCCAACGGGTACGGCGAACGCCCGGGCAACGCCGACATCTTCGCTGTCGTCGCCAACCTCCAGCTCAAGCTGGGTATGCCCGTCCTACCGGAGGGCTGCCTGGCGCAGATGGTGCGGGTCTCGCACGCCATCGCCGAGATCGCCAACATCGCCCCCGACACCCACCAGGCGTACGTCGGGGCCGCCGCCTTCGCCCACAAGGCAGGGCTGCACGCGAGCGCGATCAAGGTCGACCCGTTGCTCTACAACCACGTCGACCCGTCGGTGGTGGGCAACGACATGCGGATCCTGATCACCGAGATGGCCGGTCGGGCCAGCGTCGAACTCAAGAGCCGTGAGCTCGGCCTGGACCTGGCCGGCAGTCCGGAGGCGTTGACCCGGGTCACCAAGCGGGTCAAGGAGCTGGAGGCGGGCGGTTGGTCCTTCGAGGCCGCGGACGCCTCCTTCGAGCTGCTGGTCCGCTCCGAGTTGCCGGAGGGCGGCCCGCCCCGACCGTTCACGCTGGAGTCGTACCGGGTGCTGGTCGAGCACCGTGAGGACGGCGCGGTGGTCTCCGAGGCGACCGTCAAGATCCGGGTACGCGGTGAGCGGGTGATCGCCACCGCCGAGGGCAACGGCCCGGTCAACGCCCTCGACGAGGCGCTGCGGGTGGGGTTGGCCCGGCACTACCCCCAGCTGCGCGACTTCGAGCTGGCCGACTACAAGGTGCGCATCCTGGAGGGCAGCCACGGCACCGGCGCGGTGACCCGGGTGTTGCTGGAGACCGCCAACGGCGCCGGCCGGGACTGGACCACAGTGGGCGTGCATCCCAACGTGGTCGAGGCCAGCTGGCACGCCCTGGTCGACGCCCTCACCTACGGCCTAGCCCCCACCCCGGTCTAA
- a CDS encoding carboxymuconolactone decarboxylase family protein: MGLDAIRAALPEYARDIALNLDTTVGTSLLTPAQAWGTALACAVTARNPVVLREIAAEALGHLGPEGVEAAKAAAAIMAMTNVYYRATHLIGDERYASMPARLRMQVVARPGVDKGDFKLWCLAVSAIAGCGVCLELHEKSLRDRGFTGEQVHEALRISAVVHAAAVTLDAEAALA; encoded by the coding sequence GTGGGCCTGGACGCGATCAGGGCGGCCCTCCCCGAGTACGCCCGGGACATCGCGCTCAACCTGGACACCACCGTCGGCACCTCGCTGTTGACCCCGGCGCAGGCCTGGGGCACCGCGCTGGCGTGCGCGGTGACGGCCCGAAACCCGGTGGTGCTGCGGGAGATCGCGGCCGAGGCGCTCGGGCACCTCGGGCCGGAGGGTGTCGAGGCCGCCAAGGCCGCCGCCGCGATCATGGCGATGACCAACGTGTACTACCGGGCCACGCACCTCATCGGTGACGAGCGGTACGCCTCGATGCCGGCCCGGCTACGGATGCAGGTCGTCGCCCGACCCGGCGTGGACAAGGGCGACTTCAAGTTGTGGTGCCTCGCCGTGTCGGCCATCGCCGGCTGCGGGGTGTGCCTGGAGTTGCACGAGAAGTCGCTGCGCGACCGGGGCTTCACCGGAGAACAGGTGCACGAGGCACTGCGCATCTCCGCCGTGGTGCACGCCGCGGCGGTCACCCTGGACGCCGAGGCGGCCCTGGCCTGA
- the arfB gene encoding alternative ribosome rescue aminoacyl-tRNA hydrolase ArfB, producing MDDGLRVTDRWVVPAGELRERFSRSSGPGGQGVNTADSRVELSYDLANSPAVPESLRARALARLANRLVDGVLTIAASEHRAQLANREAARERMTALLREAAAPPPPARRATRPSRGAKERRLAEKKRQSQRKRDRRADSD from the coding sequence GTGGACGACGGACTGCGGGTGACCGACCGGTGGGTCGTCCCCGCCGGGGAGCTGCGGGAGCGCTTCTCCCGTTCCTCGGGGCCGGGAGGGCAGGGGGTCAACACCGCGGACTCCCGGGTCGAGCTGAGCTACGACCTGGCCAACTCGCCGGCCGTGCCCGAGTCGTTGCGGGCGCGGGCGCTGGCGCGCCTGGCCAACCGACTGGTCGACGGGGTGTTGACGATCGCCGCCAGCGAGCACCGGGCCCAACTCGCCAACCGGGAGGCGGCCCGGGAACGGATGACCGCCCTGCTGCGGGAGGCCGCCGCGCCCCCACCGCCGGCCCGTCGAGCGACCCGCCCGTCCCGTGGGGCCAAGGAACGTCGGCTGGCCGAGAAGAAGCGCCAGTCCCAGCGCAAGCGCGACCGCCGCGCCGACAGCGACTGA
- a CDS encoding ribosome maturation factor RimM, with the protein MDRIDPHATHAGPDPLHGGDQGAVPGGAPAGAFDPWRYRDHAGVADADLVGYKVEATDGGIGKIDSASHDVDGSYLVVDTGPWIFGKKVMLPAGTVNQVDHDQRTVSVDRTRDQIKAAPEYDETSHSDPSYRDRLGGYYDETYGALPPGTAR; encoded by the coding sequence ATGGACAGGATCGATCCGCACGCCACCCACGCCGGGCCGGACCCGCTGCACGGCGGCGACCAGGGCGCGGTGCCCGGCGGTGCGCCCGCCGGCGCCTTCGACCCCTGGCGCTACCGGGACCACGCCGGAGTGGCCGACGCCGACCTGGTGGGCTACAAGGTCGAGGCCACCGACGGCGGAATCGGCAAGATCGACAGCGCCAGCCACGACGTGGACGGCAGCTACCTGGTCGTGGACACCGGCCCGTGGATCTTCGGCAAGAAGGTGATGCTGCCGGCCGGCACCGTCAACCAGGTCGACCACGACCAGCGCACCGTCTCCGTCGACCGCACCCGGGACCAGATCAAGGCCGCCCCGGAGTACGACGAGACCAGCCACAGCGATCCGAGTTACCGGGATCGGCTGGGTGGCTACTACGACGAGACGTACGGCGCCCTTCCGCCTGGCACGGCACGCTGA
- a CDS encoding AAA family ATPase has product MTDISDTLASMPSAVEPEPTGVELEQTLFEVKRVIVGQDRLVERLLTALVANGHCLLEGVPGVAKTLAAQTLATVVGGTFSRIQFTPDLVPSDIVGTRIYRASKETFDIELGPIMANLVLADEINRAPAKVQSALLEAMAERQVSIGGRSWPVPAPFLVLATQNPIESEGVYQLPEAQRDRFLMKVVVDYPSDADELAILYRMSTDRPTPRQVLDAERLTDLQAHAERVFVHHALAEYVVRLILATRDPGRFGLPEIAPLLAYGASPRATLGLVAAARAQALLRGREYVLPEDIRELAVDVLAHRLVLSFDAVADGVSAESVVRRLVEAVPPPRLAHGQPQQAPDLAAA; this is encoded by the coding sequence GTGACGGACATCTCGGACACCCTGGCCAGCATGCCCAGCGCGGTCGAACCCGAGCCGACCGGCGTCGAGCTGGAACAGACCCTCTTCGAGGTCAAACGCGTGATCGTCGGGCAGGATCGACTCGTCGAACGCCTGCTCACCGCACTGGTCGCCAACGGGCACTGCCTCCTGGAGGGGGTCCCCGGCGTGGCCAAGACACTGGCCGCGCAGACCCTCGCCACAGTGGTCGGCGGCACCTTCTCGCGGATCCAGTTCACCCCGGACCTGGTCCCCTCCGACATCGTCGGCACCCGGATCTACCGGGCCTCCAAGGAGACCTTCGACATCGAGCTGGGCCCGATCATGGCCAACCTGGTACTGGCCGACGAGATCAACCGCGCCCCGGCCAAGGTCCAGTCGGCGCTGCTGGAGGCGATGGCCGAACGGCAGGTCTCGATCGGCGGACGAAGTTGGCCCGTCCCGGCGCCGTTCCTGGTCCTGGCCACCCAGAACCCGATCGAGTCCGAGGGGGTGTACCAGCTCCCGGAGGCACAGCGTGACCGGTTCCTGATGAAGGTGGTGGTCGACTACCCGAGCGACGCCGACGAACTCGCCATCCTCTACCGGATGAGCACCGACCGGCCGACCCCGCGCCAGGTGCTCGACGCCGAACGGCTGACGGACCTCCAGGCCCACGCGGAGAGGGTCTTCGTCCACCACGCCCTGGCCGAGTACGTGGTGCGGTTGATCCTCGCCACCCGCGACCCGGGCCGGTTCGGGCTACCGGAGATCGCCCCGCTGCTGGCGTACGGGGCCAGCCCTCGGGCCACCCTGGGCCTGGTCGCGGCCGCCCGGGCGCAGGCTCTGCTGCGCGGACGGGAGTACGTGCTGCCCGAGGACATTCGGGAACTCGCCGTCGACGTCCTCGCCCACCGGCTGGTGCTCTCCTTCGACGCGGTCGCCGACGGGGTGTCGGCCGAGAGCGTGGTGCGCCGACTGGTCGAGGCGGTGCCACCACCTCGGCTGGCCCACGGGCAGCCACAGCAGGCGCCGGACCTGGCGGCGGCATGA
- a CDS encoding VWA domain-containing protein: MIWESPLRLWLLLGVLALVVAYLVVQRRRSRYAVRFTNLRLLDRVAPERPAWRRHVPAGLFLAMLALLVVGFARPSAEVRVPRERATVMVAVDVSTSMLATDVDPDRLAAAKQAARRFVEGLPDEFNVGLVAFAGSAAVLVPPSTDRDALDEGIGRLAEGITGVQGTAIGEAINTSLGAVKSLDSEAAKEPPPARIILLSDGANTSGMDPMEAAAEAVTAEVPVHAISFGTPSGFVDRGGRPIQVPVDGQTLKAVAEETGGMFHEASTSDELRAVYDDIGSSVGYRTERQDVSARFIGLGLVFAMGAAAGSMRWFSRLP; this comes from the coding sequence GTGATCTGGGAGTCGCCACTGCGGCTCTGGCTGCTGCTCGGTGTGCTCGCCCTAGTCGTCGCGTACCTGGTGGTGCAGCGGCGACGAAGCCGGTACGCCGTCCGATTCACCAACCTGCGGCTGCTGGACCGGGTGGCGCCGGAGCGGCCCGCCTGGCGTCGACACGTACCGGCCGGGCTCTTCCTGGCCATGCTGGCGCTGCTCGTGGTCGGGTTCGCCCGACCCAGCGCCGAGGTCCGGGTGCCGCGCGAACGCGCCACCGTGATGGTGGCGGTGGACGTCTCCACCTCGATGCTCGCCACCGACGTGGACCCGGACCGGCTGGCCGCCGCCAAACAGGCGGCCCGGCGGTTCGTGGAGGGCCTGCCCGACGAGTTCAACGTGGGCCTGGTGGCGTTCGCGGGCAGCGCGGCGGTGCTGGTGCCGCCGAGCACCGACCGCGATGCCCTCGACGAGGGGATCGGGCGGCTCGCCGAGGGCATCACCGGTGTGCAGGGCACCGCGATCGGCGAGGCGATCAACACGTCCCTCGGCGCGGTCAAGAGCCTGGACAGCGAAGCCGCGAAGGAGCCGCCACCGGCCCGGATCATCCTGCTCTCCGACGGCGCCAACACCTCCGGAATGGACCCGATGGAGGCGGCGGCGGAGGCGGTGACGGCGGAGGTGCCGGTGCACGCCATCTCGTTCGGCACACCGTCCGGGTTCGTGGACCGTGGCGGACGACCCATTCAGGTCCCGGTCGACGGTCAGACCCTCAAGGCGGTAGCCGAGGAGACCGGCGGCATGTTCCACGAGGCCAGCACCTCCGACGAACTGCGCGCCGTCTACGACGACATCGGCAGCTCGGTCGGCTACCGCACCGAACGGCAGGACGTGTCGGCCCGGTTCATCGGCCTCGGACTGGTGTTCGCGATGGGTGCCGCCGCCGGCTCGATGCGCTGGTTCTCCCGACTGCCCTGA
- a CDS encoding endonuclease/exonuclease/phosphatase family protein: MLCWLVVVPPALWAALRLVGLDRGPLVQALAFTPYVTGFSVLALGLALALRRWWPAALAALAAVALLGVVAPRALASPQPAAGGPTVRLLTANLLAGAGDARTLAELVRRYEVDVLTVQEFTPQAQASLDQLGLDRLLPHRQLNAEIGTPGSGLYSRWPLTDVGLRHNRNGWGFTQAYGTVAVPGAPPVRVESAHPSAPYAVDQVGAWRADLKAQPPATPDGGLQILAGDFNATLDHSPLRALLSTGYVDAADATGEGLTGTWGPYDGDLIPPVAIDHVLVDRRIAVRAVKVLTLPGSDHRPVLATLTLPHP, translated from the coding sequence GTGCTCTGCTGGCTGGTGGTCGTCCCGCCCGCCCTCTGGGCCGCCCTCCGACTGGTCGGCCTGGACCGAGGCCCGCTGGTGCAGGCGCTCGCCTTCACGCCGTACGTCACCGGCTTCAGCGTGCTCGCCCTGGGCCTCGCGCTCGCCCTGCGGCGCTGGTGGCCGGCGGCTCTCGCGGCCCTGGCGGCGGTGGCACTGCTCGGCGTCGTCGCACCACGGGCGCTGGCCTCGCCGCAGCCGGCGGCGGGCGGGCCGACGGTGCGGCTGCTCACCGCCAACCTCCTCGCCGGTGCCGGCGACGCACGGACACTCGCCGAGCTGGTCCGACGGTACGAGGTCGACGTGCTCACCGTGCAGGAGTTCACACCGCAGGCGCAGGCGTCTCTGGATCAGCTCGGCCTCGACCGGCTGCTACCGCACCGGCAGCTCAACGCGGAGATCGGCACACCCGGCTCGGGGCTCTACTCGCGGTGGCCGCTGACCGACGTCGGGCTCCGGCACAACCGCAACGGCTGGGGCTTCACCCAGGCGTACGGCACGGTGGCCGTCCCCGGCGCACCCCCGGTACGTGTCGAGTCGGCCCACCCGTCGGCGCCCTACGCGGTGGACCAGGTCGGCGCGTGGCGTGCCGACCTGAAGGCTCAACCACCGGCCACCCCGGACGGTGGCCTGCAGATCCTCGCCGGCGACTTCAACGCCACCCTCGACCACAGCCCGCTGCGCGCCCTGCTGAGCACCGGCTACGTCGACGCCGCCGACGCCACCGGGGAGGGCCTGACCGGCACGTGGGGCCCGTACGACGGCGACCTCATCCCACCGGTCGCCATCGACCACGTGCTCGTCGACAGGCGCATAGCGGTCCGCGCGGTGAAGGTGCTCACCCTTCCCGGAAGCGACCACCGCCCCGTCCTGGCCACCCTAACCCTCCCCCACCCCTAA